The Blastopirellula retiformator genome includes a region encoding these proteins:
- a CDS encoding NTP transferase domain-containing protein — protein sequence MLNNLAILQIDSVDQDQATGRNRIAPVRLAQRMIGGKPLVEWLIRRVGESHVDGVMVVLPEEADTKTLLPLIPSDTPVHFSRKQDSLGRLADVLREYQPRGVVRIPVEHPFVDPALIDRMLTTAATFEKCDIVGYRYKNGAAAVDSPLGLFAEWYRAKAVLKADEVVEDAVERNDISRAILARPDWFPQHLLPVPTQLEGADVRLSVSGEEDWENSLAIVDAMRCYDLDWQDVVRFIRETPHLRQRMETMNQIG from the coding sequence ATGCTGAACAATCTCGCCATTCTGCAAATCGACTCCGTGGATCAGGATCAAGCGACCGGACGCAACCGCATCGCCCCTGTTCGCCTGGCCCAACGGATGATCGGCGGCAAGCCGCTTGTCGAATGGCTGATTCGCCGTGTGGGAGAATCGCACGTCGACGGTGTGATGGTCGTCTTGCCGGAAGAGGCCGATACCAAGACGCTGTTGCCGCTGATCCCCAGCGATACGCCGGTACACTTCAGCCGCAAGCAAGATTCGCTCGGACGTTTGGCGGACGTGCTGCGAGAGTATCAACCCCGCGGCGTCGTGCGGATTCCGGTCGAACATCCGTTTGTCGATCCCGCGCTGATCGATCGCATGCTGACCACCGCCGCGACGTTTGAAAAGTGCGACATTGTCGGCTATCGCTATAAAAATGGCGCCGCCGCGGTCGACTCGCCGCTGGGACTGTTCGCCGAATGGTATCGCGCCAAAGCGGTGCTCAAGGCGGATGAAGTGGTCGAAGACGCGGTGGAGCGAAATGATATCAGCCGCGCGATCTTGGCTCGCCCCGATTGGTTTCCGCAACATTTGCTGCCGGTTCCCACCCAGCTAGAAGGCGCCGACGTTCGCTTGTCGGTAAGCGGCGAAGAAGACTGGGAGAACTCGCTGGCGATCGTGGATGCGATGCGTTGTTATGATCTCGATTGGCAAGACGTCGTCCGCTTCATTCGCGAAACGCCTCATCTGCGTCAGCGAATGGAGACGATGAATCAAATCGGATAA
- a CDS encoding metallophosphoesterase family protein, whose product MSFRFIHAADLHIDSPLQGLGKIDPAMMQRVRLATRTAFENVVELAIREEVAFVLIAGDLFDGQWQDMRTGQWTIAQFRRLETQGIRVFYIRGNHDAESKLQKSIRWPDNVSELSAKKAETIQLDDIQAAIHGRGFARPDVLEDLAAGYPAALSGYFNVGMLHTSLQGYDEHDPYAPTTIDTLRSKGYDYWALGHIHLREAAPLCEHPYVAYSGNTQGRHIREQGAKGCLVGTVTDGQLAEVRFEPTDVLRFSEVEIAVPTEADAQQLDEQIRDALSSAHESNDGRFTVARVRLTGSCQLHAELNDPLKQGNWIGRIRDAAAAISDDLCIEKVKIRTTAERAPLSRGEADLLGELAREVELLRQDPESLAALSSELKSLFEKLGAAQADLSDQRETSERMDEWLSAAEQIVLTGLEGAA is encoded by the coding sequence ATGAGCTTTCGATTTATTCATGCGGCCGATTTGCATATCGATAGCCCGCTGCAAGGGTTGGGCAAGATCGACCCGGCGATGATGCAGCGAGTCCGGTTGGCGACTCGCACCGCGTTTGAAAATGTCGTGGAACTGGCGATCCGCGAAGAGGTGGCGTTCGTCTTGATCGCCGGCGACTTGTTCGATGGCCAGTGGCAAGACATGCGGACCGGACAGTGGACGATCGCCCAGTTTCGCCGGTTAGAGACGCAGGGAATTCGCGTCTTCTACATTCGTGGAAACCACGATGCCGAGAGCAAGCTGCAGAAGTCGATTCGCTGGCCCGACAATGTTAGCGAACTGTCGGCGAAGAAGGCGGAGACGATCCAGCTCGATGATATTCAGGCGGCGATCCACGGCCGTGGTTTCGCCCGGCCCGATGTGCTCGAGGATTTGGCGGCTGGATATCCGGCGGCGCTCTCCGGCTATTTCAATGTCGGCATGTTGCATACCAGTTTGCAAGGCTATGACGAGCACGACCCGTACGCCCCGACGACGATCGACACCCTTCGGAGCAAAGGTTATGACTACTGGGCGCTGGGACATATTCATCTGCGCGAAGCGGCGCCGCTGTGCGAACATCCTTACGTCGCCTACAGCGGCAACACGCAAGGTCGCCACATTCGCGAACAAGGCGCCAAAGGCTGCCTGGTCGGTACGGTGACCGATGGACAGCTCGCAGAAGTTCGTTTTGAACCGACCGACGTGCTGCGGTTCAGCGAAGTCGAAATCGCGGTACCGACCGAGGCCGACGCTCAGCAGTTGGACGAACAAATTCGAGATGCGCTTTCGTCGGCGCACGAGAGCAACGACGGGCGGTTTACGGTCGCCCGGGTTCGGTTGACCGGCAGCTGTCAACTTCACGCCGAGCTGAACGATCCGCTGAAGCAAGGCAATTGGATCGGCCGGATCCGCGACGCCGCGGCGGCGATCAGCGATGACCTGTGCATCGAAAAGGTCAAGATCCGCACCACCGCCGAGCGGGCGCCGCTCTCGCGCGGCGAGGCTGATTTGCTGGGCGAGCTAGCCCGCGAGGTGGAGCTGTTGCGGCAAGATCCGGAGAGCCTGGCCGCACTATCGTCCGAGCTGAAATCGTTGTTTGAAAAGCTGGGCGCCGCCCAGGCCGATCTTAGCGACCAGCGGGAAACGAGCGAACGGATGGACGAGTGGCTTTCCGCCGCCGAGCAAATTGTGCTGACCGGACTGGAGGGCGCCGCGTGA
- a CDS encoding UvrD-helicase domain-containing protein, translating into MRTFQHRLIRASAGSGKTFQLSNRFLGVLATGDAPAEILATTFTRKAAGEILDRIMIRLAEAARDPHKLAELNNFIEAAPVTQDACIATLRELTRQLHRLRVQTLDSFFIQVAQCFSFEMGFPPGWSIADEVDDSELRVNAIEELLREHEAKLVLEIVHLMSKGETTRGVSQLMLDAASQLYGLFQETPGEVWTALKTRQPPKRQEIDAAKKLLLEAPLDKRMTKARNEDLSRFDEGDFGGFLEKGLAKKVIEADLMYYRAEIPADVACAYQTLIDAAACEPYNLLVRQTEGAFQLLERFDAIYRRLKFQSQAYRFDDVTRFLSRQANADTPTRVAYRLDGHINHLLLDEFQDTSPAQWSVLRPVARRVTTQPQGSFFCVGDVKQAIYGWRGGVAEIFEEVVSELGELDEAELKVSFRSSPVVIDFVNLVARNLHRHPGLDRYEAGVKRWQTLFADHSTAKTNLPGYVSVETAPYDKDGDPSNETLFIAAAERVCRSLENSPGSEVGVLVRTNSAVRKMIFELRQRGVTASEEGGGTLTDSASVQLMMSLLQWIDHPADTVARFHVRNSPLAEVIGLKPHMGSQRASQLAQQLRGEILVDGYGATLRRWSRTLAEIGNSRERRRIEQLVRLAHGYQRKSTLRTSDFIEFVETQRVADPQASAVRVMTIHQAKGLQFDVVVLLDLDQKFPGHPPSFVIERSAPLAPVTGIVRYANKDVQKVLPPRLQRMFTSSSSQQAVEELCVLYVAITRAVHAMHIVIKPPTAKEKNPPRTMAGLLTEALEVNRQPQANEVVYQMGDAEWNAHLASADMPSAHRTQTIARRLPIAMAPVKRQRGEALPPSKLEGGPRLKVANLLQTSDSTGRLVGSVTHAWLERIEWLDNFELDEQGFGTVARAIVGDALNVDHLLSRFRKIIDQPNLQQLLGQQTTRRPAGVSAAATAEVRQEQTFAIAVEGGIQNGSIDRLVLWKEGDEVVAADVIDFKTDRLAAEETEALADKAAFYRPQVNAYRRAVQQMWKLPDKAVSGHLYFASVDAVVEVKS; encoded by the coding sequence ATGAGAACGTTCCAACATCGCCTGATCCGGGCTTCGGCCGGTTCCGGGAAAACGTTCCAGCTGTCGAATCGCTTTTTGGGCGTATTGGCGACCGGTGACGCGCCGGCCGAGATCTTGGCGACCACCTTTACCCGCAAAGCGGCGGGCGAAATCCTCGACCGGATCATGATTCGCCTGGCCGAAGCGGCTCGCGATCCCCACAAGCTGGCCGAGCTGAACAACTTTATCGAGGCGGCGCCGGTCACTCAGGATGCCTGCATCGCCACGCTGCGCGAGTTGACGCGGCAACTGCATCGCCTGCGGGTACAGACGCTCGATAGTTTCTTCATCCAGGTCGCGCAGTGCTTCAGCTTTGAGATGGGCTTTCCGCCTGGATGGTCGATTGCCGACGAAGTCGACGACTCGGAACTGCGCGTCAACGCGATCGAAGAACTGCTCCGCGAGCACGAAGCGAAGCTGGTGCTCGAGATCGTGCACCTGATGAGCAAAGGGGAAACGACCCGCGGCGTTAGCCAACTGATGCTGGACGCGGCTAGCCAGTTGTATGGGCTGTTTCAGGAAACCCCTGGGGAAGTTTGGACGGCGCTCAAGACCCGCCAGCCGCCGAAGCGGCAAGAGATTGACGCGGCAAAAAAACTGCTGCTCGAGGCGCCGCTCGACAAGCGAATGACCAAGGCCCGTAACGAAGATCTCAGTCGGTTTGACGAGGGAGACTTCGGCGGTTTCCTTGAAAAAGGCCTGGCGAAGAAGGTCATTGAAGCTGACCTGATGTATTACCGGGCCGAGATCCCGGCCGATGTCGCTTGCGCCTATCAAACGTTGATCGACGCCGCGGCCTGCGAACCTTACAACCTGCTGGTGCGGCAGACCGAAGGGGCGTTTCAATTGCTCGAGCGGTTCGATGCGATTTATCGCCGCTTGAAGTTTCAATCGCAGGCCTACCGCTTCGACGACGTCACTCGCTTTCTGTCGCGTCAGGCCAACGCCGACACGCCGACCCGCGTCGCCTATCGTCTAGACGGGCACATCAATCACCTGCTGCTGGATGAGTTTCAAGATACGTCGCCGGCCCAGTGGAGCGTCTTGCGGCCGGTTGCGCGTCGCGTCACGACGCAGCCGCAAGGGAGCTTTTTTTGCGTGGGCGACGTAAAGCAAGCGATCTACGGTTGGCGCGGCGGCGTGGCCGAGATCTTTGAAGAAGTCGTTTCCGAACTGGGGGAACTGGACGAAGCGGAACTGAAGGTCAGCTTTCGCTCGTCGCCGGTAGTGATCGACTTTGTGAATCTGGTGGCCCGCAACCTGCATCGCCACCCGGGGCTCGATCGGTACGAAGCGGGCGTTAAACGTTGGCAGACGCTCTTCGCGGATCACTCGACCGCCAAGACAAACTTGCCTGGCTACGTCAGCGTGGAAACGGCGCCGTATGACAAAGATGGCGATCCGAGCAACGAGACGCTCTTCATCGCCGCCGCCGAACGAGTCTGCCGCAGTTTGGAGAACTCGCCCGGCAGTGAAGTTGGCGTGTTGGTCCGCACCAACTCGGCCGTGCGGAAGATGATTTTCGAGCTGCGTCAGCGAGGCGTCACTGCGAGCGAAGAAGGAGGGGGCACGCTGACTGACTCCGCGTCGGTCCAGCTGATGATGTCTCTCTTGCAGTGGATCGATCATCCGGCCGATACGGTCGCCCGGTTCCATGTGCGAAACAGTCCGCTGGCCGAGGTGATCGGCCTGAAGCCGCACATGGGCTCGCAGCGTGCGTCGCAACTGGCGCAGCAGCTACGTGGCGAGATTCTGGTCGACGGATACGGGGCGACGTTGCGGCGTTGGTCTCGCACGTTGGCCGAGATTGGCAATTCGCGCGAACGGCGACGGATCGAACAACTGGTTCGCCTGGCGCACGGCTACCAACGCAAATCGACGCTGCGAACCAGCGACTTTATCGAGTTCGTCGAAACGCAGCGAGTCGCCGATCCCCAGGCTTCGGCCGTGCGGGTGATGACCATTCACCAGGCGAAAGGGTTGCAGTTTGACGTCGTGGTGCTGCTGGATTTGGATCAGAAGTTTCCGGGGCATCCGCCCAGTTTTGTGATCGAACGCTCGGCGCCGCTCGCCCCGGTGACCGGCATTGTGCGGTACGCCAACAAAGACGTTCAAAAGGTGTTGCCGCCGCGACTTCAGCGCATGTTCACTAGCTCTAGCTCGCAGCAAGCGGTCGAAGAGTTATGCGTGCTATACGTGGCGATCACCCGCGCGGTGCATGCGATGCACATTGTGATCAAACCGCCAACCGCCAAAGAGAAAAACCCGCCGCGAACGATGGCTGGGTTACTGACCGAAGCGCTCGAAGTGAACCGCCAACCGCAAGCCAACGAAGTGGTCTACCAAATGGGAGACGCCGAGTGGAACGCCCATTTGGCGTCGGCCGACATGCCGAGCGCGCATCGTACGCAGACAATCGCCCGTCGCTTGCCAATCGCCATGGCGCCCGTCAAACGGCAGCGGGGCGAAGCGTTGCCGCCGTCGAAGCTAGAAGGGGGGCCGCGATTGAAAGTCGCCAACCTGCTGCAAACGTCCGATTCGACTGGACGTTTGGTCGGCTCGGTGACGCATGCCTGGCTGGAGCGAATCGAGTGGCTCGACAATTTTGAACTGGATGAGCAAGGTTTCGGCACGGTCGCTCGCGCAATTGTTGGCGACGCGCTGAACGTTGACCACTTGTTGTCGCGGTTTCGCAAGATTATCGATCAGCCGAATCTGCAGCAACTGCTCGGTCAGCAGACGACGCGGCGTCCGGCAGGCGTATCGGCAGCGGCGACGGCGGAGGTTCGTCAGGAGCAAACCTTTGCGATTGCGGTCGAAGGGGGAATCCAGAATGGTTCCATCGACCGACTCGTGCTGTGGAAAGAAGGAGACGAAGTGGTGGCGGCTGACGTGATCGACTTTAAGACCGATCGTCTGGCGGCGGAAGAAACCGAAGCCCTGGCTGACAAAGCGGCCTTCTATCGTCCCCAGGTCAACGCATATCGCCGTGCGGTGCAGCAAATGTGGAAACTGCCGGACAAAGCGGTGTCGGGGCATCTCTACTTCGCCTCGGTCGACGCTGTTGTGGAGGTCAAATCATGA
- a CDS encoding PD-(D/E)XK nuclease family protein produces the protein MSGRPNDLARFFLGWDRPALVTAADHLAGLARRDGPLIDLSEYALILPGAQAGRRLRDLLVERAESEGLSLVPPMLCGVGQTPELLYEQKRPFASQLTQQLAWAETLRLFNSQQRKHLIPHPPSSDDLSQWREYGEIIRKTHRELASEKLDFAAVAKRAMEMPEFAEVERWRTLAQLQQDYLNRLDRVGVWDKETARLFALQYDECRCDRHLVLIGTVDLNQTLRSMLDQAVAHGAVVSALIAAPEELAGAFDGHGCIKPDAWSDRRPAVDTKRVYLVEGPADQSEQAVACLANYGGRYAPEDVVIGVPDEALVPELKQRLAAHELDSRFGPGSPVVETLPCRALRTFSDYLRRRSFASLAEALRHPDVWRMMESERDPLETLDLFFGEHLRDALEASELEGETIADLMAQMDQLAMPLSQPVCPLLQWRQPISQLLQSIYGDRQLTPSSVDYRAIYLPIESIENAMATWEEIPDTLQPLLSASEAIDILLRLLRGDLVPEEPRDGVIELLGWLELPLQDAPALILTSFNDGLTPSSANADLFLPNSLRERLGIEDNARRLARDAYAFELLLNSRQDLDVIVAKRTSAGDPLAPSRLLFGCDDAALPAAVERMFGDPEPIKNSAVSFLEGEAELFGQAIEIPLPEPGPYQVEKITASDIRRYLYCPYRYYLEKILRLRSYSDSARELDAAQFGNLAHDSLEAFGRSELRNSIDEKAIRDFLEQALSTLVKERFGARVLPAVRIQVEQLRLRLQWFATAQARRAEEGWKIVRTETENAEHEPILMVDDVPVRLKGRIDRIDHHPDTNRWAVVDYKTGDTAKKPETDHHKGKFEERDWFNVQLPFYRLIARELGIGPHVEVGYFTLPAKREDTRYRAAAWEDADFDQAEGVIAEVVRRIRNGEFWPPSDVGQNNDEFSRICQDGVLGRWVPLATEEEVAQ, from the coding sequence ATGTCAGGACGACCAAACGACTTAGCGCGATTTTTTCTGGGCTGGGATCGCCCTGCGCTCGTAACTGCCGCGGATCACCTGGCCGGGCTGGCTCGTCGCGACGGACCGCTAATCGATCTAAGCGAATACGCACTGATTCTGCCGGGCGCCCAAGCAGGGCGTCGACTGCGCGATCTGTTGGTCGAGCGAGCCGAGAGCGAAGGGCTCTCGCTGGTTCCCCCCATGTTGTGCGGCGTCGGGCAAACGCCGGAACTGCTGTACGAGCAAAAGCGGCCGTTCGCCAGTCAGTTGACGCAGCAATTGGCCTGGGCCGAGACGTTGCGGCTCTTCAATTCGCAGCAGCGAAAGCACCTGATTCCGCATCCGCCATCGTCCGACGATCTGTCGCAGTGGCGCGAGTATGGCGAAATCATTCGCAAGACCCACCGCGAGTTGGCGAGCGAGAAGCTTGACTTCGCCGCCGTCGCCAAGCGGGCGATGGAGATGCCGGAGTTCGCCGAAGTCGAGCGGTGGCGGACGCTCGCCCAATTGCAGCAAGATTATCTCAACCGGCTCGATCGGGTCGGCGTCTGGGATAAAGAGACTGCCCGGCTGTTTGCTCTGCAATACGACGAATGCCGCTGCGATCGGCATCTGGTGTTGATCGGGACGGTCGACTTGAACCAGACGTTGCGGTCGATGCTTGATCAGGCGGTTGCCCATGGCGCTGTAGTCTCGGCTTTGATCGCCGCGCCGGAAGAACTAGCAGGTGCGTTTGATGGGCATGGTTGCATAAAGCCGGACGCCTGGTCGGATCGTCGCCCCGCCGTCGATACGAAGCGCGTTTACCTGGTCGAAGGGCCCGCCGATCAATCGGAACAAGCGGTTGCCTGTCTGGCCAACTACGGCGGACGTTACGCTCCGGAAGACGTCGTAATCGGCGTGCCGGACGAAGCGCTAGTGCCGGAACTGAAACAACGGCTGGCCGCGCACGAGCTTGATAGTCGCTTTGGTCCTGGATCCCCGGTGGTAGAAACCCTGCCTTGCCGCGCGCTGCGCACCTTTTCCGACTATCTCCGCCGCCGCAGCTTTGCGTCGCTGGCCGAGGCGCTGCGGCATCCTGACGTTTGGCGGATGATGGAGTCGGAACGTGATCCGCTCGAAACGCTCGATCTCTTCTTTGGCGAACACCTGCGCGATGCGCTCGAAGCGAGTGAACTGGAAGGCGAAACGATTGCCGACTTAATGGCCCAGATGGATCAGCTGGCGATGCCGCTTTCGCAGCCTGTTTGTCCGCTGTTGCAATGGCGGCAACCGATCAGTCAACTGCTGCAATCGATCTATGGCGATCGTCAGCTGACGCCGAGCAGCGTCGACTACCGCGCGATCTACTTGCCGATTGAGTCGATCGAGAACGCGATGGCGACCTGGGAAGAAATCCCCGACACGCTGCAACCGCTGCTGTCGGCCAGCGAAGCGATCGACATCTTGTTGCGACTGCTTCGCGGCGACCTGGTGCCGGAAGAGCCGCGTGACGGCGTGATCGAACTGCTCGGTTGGCTCGAACTTCCGTTGCAAGACGCTCCGGCGTTGATCCTGACCAGTTTCAATGACGGACTTACGCCAAGCTCGGCGAACGCCGACTTGTTTCTGCCGAACTCGCTGCGAGAACGTTTGGGCATTGAAGACAACGCACGTCGGCTTGCGCGTGACGCCTATGCCTTTGAATTGCTACTGAACAGTCGCCAAGATCTGGACGTGATCGTCGCGAAACGAACCTCGGCCGGAGATCCGCTGGCGCCCAGTCGGTTGTTGTTTGGGTGCGACGACGCGGCGTTGCCGGCGGCGGTGGAGCGAATGTTCGGCGATCCCGAACCGATCAAGAACTCGGCGGTCTCGTTCCTGGAAGGAGAAGCCGAACTCTTCGGTCAGGCGATCGAGATCCCGCTGCCAGAGCCCGGGCCGTACCAGGTCGAGAAGATCACAGCCAGCGATATTCGCCGCTATCTTTACTGTCCGTATCGCTACTACCTCGAAAAAATCTTGCGGCTGCGGTCGTATTCCGACAGTGCCCGAGAGCTCGACGCCGCCCAGTTCGGCAACTTGGCGCATGACAGTCTCGAGGCGTTTGGCCGCAGCGAGCTGCGGAACTCGATCGATGAGAAGGCGATCCGCGACTTTTTAGAGCAAGCCCTAAGTACCCTGGTGAAAGAGAGGTTTGGCGCTCGCGTGCTGCCGGCGGTTCGGATCCAGGTCGAGCAGTTGCGACTTCGCTTGCAATGGTTTGCGACCGCGCAGGCCCGTCGCGCCGAAGAAGGCTGGAAAATTGTGCGGACCGAAACCGAAAACGCCGAGCATGAGCCAATCTTAATGGTCGACGATGTGCCGGTTCGGCTGAAAGGGCGGATCGACCGGATCGATCACCATCCCGATACCAATCGCTGGGCCGTGGTCGACTACAAGACCGGCGACACCGCCAAGAAGCCGGAGACCGATCATCACAAAGGGAAGTTTGAGGAGCGCGATTGGTTCAACGTGCAGCTACCCTTCTATCGCTTGATTGCTCGCGAATTGGGGATCGGTCCGCACGTGGAAGTCGGCTACTTTACCTTGCCGGCCAAGCGCGAAGATACCCGCTATCGTGCCGCCGCCTGGGAAGATGCCGATTTTGATCAGGCCGAAGGAGTGATCGCCGAGGTGGTCCGTCGCATTCGCAATGGCGAGTTTTGGCCCCCGTCCGATGTGGGACAGAACAACGACGAGTTCTCGCGGATCTGTCAGGATGGCGTGTTGGGACGCTGGGTTCCCCTGGCGACCGAAGAGGAGGTGGCTCAATGA
- a CDS encoding Nramp family divalent metal transporter has protein sequence MSTSLPETSSELEEDLLRIETPPTSLGEILRRIGPGLIVAGSIVGSGELIATTKAGAEAGFWLLWLILIGCVIKVFVQVEFGRYTIYSGKTALHGMNEVPGPAISYRLVTPARVNWLMIYWFIMTAASIAQLGGIVGGVGQAMQMGLPLTEKGRYYNEFGDLQTRIRVTETLITRAAERGNAEEEAAQQAALASLQDDLDEQGDRYLALRLGIHQANTQLASPDLTAEEAGVLRNGLAEMKDQRKAIQKNIEPIDDEIWAAVLGIVTAILLLVGHYKFIESISTTLVASFTLVTVGNLLALQLNPDWAVTPQEFMRGLSFRFTPASEAIGVSPLMTALATFGIIGVGATELIAYPYWCLEKGYARFTGPRDDSVGWGERAAGWMKVMRCDAWCSMIVYTFATLAFYLLGAAILGRIHLIPESSEMIRSLSVMYEPVFGAYAPPIFLFGAVAVLYSTFFVANACHARVNADGLQIFGMLGQGDATYRSGVKFLCGFFPLLCVVIYIVYPHPTILVIFSGMMQAIMLPMLSAAALYFRYYHCDKRIAPGLAWDVCLWLSALGMLVAGGYLAYAKTPELINNIASLWQ, from the coding sequence TTGAGTACCTCACTCCCTGAAACTTCTTCCGAGTTGGAAGAGGATCTGCTCCGGATCGAAACGCCCCCCACGTCGCTTGGCGAAATCTTGCGCCGCATTGGGCCGGGCTTGATCGTCGCTGGTTCGATCGTGGGCTCGGGCGAATTAATCGCCACCACCAAGGCAGGCGCCGAAGCAGGCTTCTGGCTGCTGTGGCTGATTTTGATCGGCTGCGTAATCAAGGTCTTCGTCCAGGTCGAGTTCGGCCGCTACACCATCTATAGCGGCAAGACGGCGCTGCATGGGATGAACGAAGTTCCCGGCCCGGCCATCTCTTACCGCCTGGTAACGCCGGCGCGGGTTAATTGGCTGATGATCTATTGGTTCATCATGACCGCCGCCAGTATCGCGCAGCTGGGTGGTATCGTCGGCGGAGTTGGTCAGGCAATGCAGATGGGGCTGCCGCTGACCGAGAAAGGCCGCTACTACAACGAGTTTGGCGATCTGCAAACGCGGATCCGCGTGACCGAAACCTTGATCACGCGAGCGGCCGAACGCGGCAATGCCGAAGAAGAAGCGGCTCAGCAAGCGGCGCTCGCCTCGTTGCAAGACGACTTGGACGAACAAGGCGACCGCTATCTCGCGCTGCGGCTGGGAATTCACCAGGCGAACACGCAGTTGGCTTCCCCTGATCTCACTGCCGAGGAAGCGGGTGTCCTGCGCAACGGACTTGCGGAGATGAAGGACCAGCGGAAAGCGATCCAGAAAAATATCGAGCCGATTGACGATGAGATCTGGGCCGCCGTCTTAGGGATCGTGACCGCCATCTTGTTGCTGGTTGGGCACTACAAGTTCATCGAATCGATTTCGACCACCTTGGTCGCCTCGTTCACGCTGGTGACGGTTGGCAATCTGCTGGCGCTGCAACTGAATCCCGACTGGGCGGTGACGCCTCAGGAATTCATGCGGGGGCTCAGCTTCCGGTTTACTCCAGCGTCGGAGGCGATTGGCGTTTCGCCATTGATGACGGCGCTGGCGACCTTCGGCATTATTGGCGTCGGCGCGACGGAGTTGATCGCCTATCCCTATTGGTGCCTGGAGAAAGGGTACGCCCGGTTTACCGGTCCGCGTGATGATTCGGTCGGCTGGGGCGAGCGAGCCGCCGGCTGGATGAAAGTGATGCGGTGCGACGCGTGGTGTTCGATGATCGTTTACACCTTTGCGACGCTCGCCTTCTACTTGCTGGGAGCGGCGATTTTGGGGCGGATTCATTTGATTCCGGAAAGCTCCGAGATGATCCGTTCGCTCAGCGTGATGTATGAGCCGGTATTCGGCGCCTACGCGCCGCCGATCTTTTTGTTTGGCGCCGTTGCGGTTCTGTATTCCACGTTCTTTGTGGCGAACGCCTGTCATGCTCGGGTGAATGCCGACGGTTTGCAGATCTTTGGCATGCTCGGGCAGGGGGATGCGACCTATCGATCGGGCGTGAAGTTCTTGTGTGGGTTCTTTCCGCTACTTTGCGTGGTGATCTACATCGTCTATCCCCATCCAACGATCCTGGTCATCTTCAGCGGCATGATGCAGGCGATCATGTTGCCGATGCTCTCGGCGGCGGCGCTCTACTTCCGCTATTACCACTGTGACAAACGGATCGCCCCGGGGCTGGCGTGGGACGTTTGTCTCTGGCTGTCGGCCTTGGGAATGCTGGTCGCCGGCGGGTACTTGGCCTACGCCAAGACGCCGGAGCTGATCAACAACATCGCCAGCTTGTGGCAATAG
- a CDS encoding glycosyltransferase yields MDGHTGSHSTDISSSAYVPPVSKSAAAPQTETGLKKVLHLINGEHYSGAERVQDLLGLRLPEFGYHADFACVKPGKFATSRRAQDCQVFELAMRHRFDLWRSRDVVRLVQEHGYKIIHAHTPRTALLAMLAARSCDAQFVYHVHSPTSRDSTRRFTNWVNQQVESWAMFQAARLITVSNSLSRHLASLHVPAEKVRVVHNGVPPLEEVPAREASQGTWTVGCVALFRPRKGIEVLLQALANLRSAGHDVRLRAVGPFETPEYEREIMALVAKLDLQAAIDWVGFTQDVNAELFQMDLFVLPSLFGEGLPMVVLEAMAAGVPVIASDVEGACEAIQSGVDGLLAIPADADDLTQKISSVVSGQVDWLSLRQAALLRQREAFSDRSMASGTAAVYDELLG; encoded by the coding sequence ATGGACGGCCATACAGGTTCGCATTCCACTGACATTTCGTCGAGCGCATATGTTCCCCCCGTATCGAAGTCGGCTGCTGCGCCGCAAACCGAAACTGGCCTGAAAAAGGTGTTGCACCTGATCAATGGCGAGCACTATTCGGGCGCCGAGCGCGTGCAAGATCTGCTGGGGCTGCGTCTGCCGGAGTTCGGTTATCATGCCGACTTTGCCTGCGTCAAACCGGGGAAGTTCGCCACGTCGCGCCGTGCACAAGATTGCCAGGTATTTGAACTGGCGATGCGGCATCGGTTCGATCTGTGGCGTTCGCGCGACGTCGTGCGCTTGGTGCAAGAGCATGGCTACAAAATCATTCACGCACACACGCCGCGGACCGCGCTGCTGGCGATGTTGGCGGCGCGATCTTGCGATGCGCAGTTCGTCTATCATGTTCACAGCCCGACCTCGCGCGACTCGACGCGGCGGTTTACCAATTGGGTGAATCAACAGGTCGAGTCGTGGGCGATGTTCCAAGCGGCTCGCTTGATCACCGTTTCCAATAGCCTGAGTCGTCACTTGGCGTCGCTGCATGTGCCGGCCGAGAAAGTTCGCGTTGTGCACAATGGCGTGCCGCCCCTGGAAGAGGTCCCGGCGCGCGAAGCGTCTCAAGGGACTTGGACGGTTGGCTGCGTCGCTCTGTTTCGTCCGCGGAAAGGTATCGAAGTCTTGCTGCAGGCGCTCGCCAACTTGCGCAGCGCCGGTCACGATGTCCGCCTGCGAGCGGTCGGGCCATTCGAGACGCCGGAGTACGAGCGTGAGATCATGGCCTTGGTCGCCAAGCTGGACTTGCAAGCGGCGATCGACTGGGTCGGCTTCACCCAGGATGTGAACGCCGAACTGTTTCAGATGGACTTGTTTGTCTTGCCCAGTCTGTTTGGCGAGGGATTGCCGATGGTGGTGTTGGAAGCGATGGCGGCCGGCGTACCGGTAATCGCCTCCGACGTCGAAGGCGCCTGCGAGGCGATCCAGTCAGGCGTCGACGGTTTGCTGGCCATTCCCGCCGATGCCGACGATTTGACGCAGAAAATTTCGTCGGTTGTGTCGGGCCAGGTCGATTGGCTCTCACTGCGTCAGGCGGCTCTTCTGCGGCAGCGGGAAGCTTTCTCGGACCGGAGCATGGCCAGCGGAACTGCCGCCGTCTACGACGAACTGCTCGGCTAA